The Leptospira barantonii genome includes a region encoding these proteins:
- a CDS encoding epoxide hydrolase family protein, whose translation MSKKNSVSKFTVHIPDEEIEDLKNRLRKTRWVPSIETSNWADGTDSDYLHDLMRHWATDYDWRSREKQINKLDHFIAEIEDTKIHFIHTKGKGKNPIPLLLMQGWPSSFIQMSDIIPLLAELENDNILTFDVVAVSLPGYLFSEIPKQHGMSFTRIADLVHKLMTEELGYQRYAARGSDQGALVQQQLGLKYPNHIIGLHRTGITPFLFPLPNDLSEEEVEYQQKVVSWAKLETSYATLQGLRPETLTPALADSPVGLASWILEKFYRWGDCNGDPVRHFGRDKLLDNLSLHWFYGAGAASIRLYREVGRNPGLSGKVEVPTAIIMPLRDGITVPAPRRWADRFYDVRRWTVMERGGHFSEWEVPREVADDIRDFFKTITA comes from the coding sequence AAGAAATCGAAGATCTTAAGAATCGGTTAAGAAAAACACGATGGGTTCCTTCGATCGAAACATCGAATTGGGCCGACGGAACCGATTCTGATTATCTTCACGATCTAATGCGACATTGGGCGACCGATTACGACTGGCGTTCCCGCGAAAAACAAATTAACAAACTCGATCATTTTATCGCCGAGATCGAAGACACAAAAATTCATTTTATACACACGAAAGGAAAAGGAAAAAATCCGATTCCTCTTTTATTGATGCAGGGATGGCCGAGTAGTTTTATCCAGATGTCGGATATCATTCCGCTTCTTGCAGAATTAGAAAACGATAATATTCTTACCTTCGACGTAGTCGCCGTTTCTTTGCCCGGTTATTTATTCTCGGAGATTCCCAAACAACATGGGATGAGTTTTACTCGGATCGCGGACTTGGTTCACAAATTGATGACGGAAGAATTGGGTTATCAAAGATACGCGGCGCGTGGTTCCGATCAAGGCGCGCTTGTGCAACAACAGCTGGGACTGAAATATCCGAATCATATCATCGGTTTACATCGCACCGGAATTACTCCGTTCTTGTTTCCCTTGCCGAACGATCTTTCCGAAGAGGAGGTCGAATATCAACAAAAGGTCGTTTCTTGGGCTAAATTAGAAACTTCTTATGCAACTTTGCAAGGGCTTCGTCCTGAAACCTTAACACCCGCGCTTGCGGATTCTCCTGTCGGTTTAGCAAGTTGGATCCTCGAAAAGTTTTATCGTTGGGGAGATTGCAACGGAGATCCGGTTCGACATTTCGGAAGAGATAAGTTATTGGATAATCTTTCTTTGCATTGGTTTTACGGCGCGGGTGCGGCATCGATTCGATTGTATCGAGAAGTGGGTCGTAATCCGGGGCTCAGCGGTAAGGTCGAAGTTCCAACCGCGATCATCATGCCTTTGCGGGATGGAATTACGGTTCCGGCTCCCCGCAGATGGGCGGATCGTTTTTACGATGTTAGGCGATGGACCGTTATGGAACGGGGAGGACATTTTTCGGAATGGGAAGTTCCCCGCGAAGTCGCCGATGATATTCGAGATTTTTTTAAAACAATCACCGCATAA